The following are from one region of the Hyla sarda isolate aHylSar1 chromosome 6, aHylSar1.hap1, whole genome shotgun sequence genome:
- the PRMT6 gene encoding protein arginine N-methyltransferase 6, giving the protein MAFPKKRRFDKTEQDNEYFQCYSDITVHEEMLSDTVRTHAYRVAISRNHSALLGKTVLDVGAGTGILSIFCAQAGASKVYAVEASAVSQLACEVVKANKLEGQVEVINSAVENAEIPGQVDAIVSEWMGYGLMYESMLSSVLYARDRWLKPGGLIFPSCAHLFIAPVNDATVESRLDFWSEVKDMYGVDMSCVQSFARKCIMGKDLAVSSVYLEHVLSHPVKFAALDLGSATLEDIGNIAGSFQFCCFGSSLMHGFAIWFSVTFPGESSITLSTSPYGEETHWKQTILYLDEEVQVEQDTKVRGDITMSPAENNPRHLSVTLNYSIGGGTCRTKVFHMGS; this is encoded by the coding sequence ATGGCATTCCCAAAAAAGAGAAGATTTGACAAGACGGAGCAAGACAACGAGTATTTCCAGTGTTACTCAGACATCACCGTCCATGAGGAGATGCTCTCCGACACCGTTCGCACGCACGCCTATAGGGTGGCTATATCCCGCAATCACAGCGCCTTACTTGGCAAAACCGTACTAGATGTGGGTGCCGGCACTGGCATCCTCAGTATCTTCTGCGCCCAGGCCGGTGCTAGTAAAGTGTACGCGGTAGAAGCCAGCGCGGTGTCACAGTTGGCATGTGAGGTGGTGAAGGCCAACAAGCTGGAAGGACAAGTGGAGGTGATCAACAGTGCGGTGGAGAACGCGGAGATACCCGGGCAGGTGGACGCCATCGTGAGCGAATGGATGGGGTACGGCCTCATGTACGAGTCCATGCTGAGCTCCGTCCTGTACGCCCGGGACCGATGGCTGAAGCCTGGCGGGCTCATTTTCCCCTCCTGCGCCCATCTGTTCATTGCCCCCGTGAATGACGCCACCGTGGAGAGCCGCTTGGACTTTTGGAGCGAAGTGAAAGACATGTATGGAGTGGACATGAGCTGCGTACAGTCTTTTGCCAGGAAATGCATCATGGGTAAAGACCTGGCCGTCTCTTCAGTATACCTCGAGCATGTGCTCTCGCACCCCGTAAAGTTTGCCGCTCTAGATCTGGGCAGTGCCACCTTGGAGGACATTGGGAACATTGCAGGTTCCTTCCAGTTCTGCTGCTTCGGCTCCTCTTTAATGCACGGATTTGCTATCTGGTTTTCAGTGACGTTTCCAGGAGAAAGCAGCATCACCTTGTCTACGTCGCCATACGGTGAGGAAACCCATTGGAAACAGACCATCCTATACCTGGACGAGGAGGTTCAGGTAGAACAGGACACGAAGGTCCGGGGGGACATCACAATGTCACCTGCAGAAAACAACCCCCGACATTTAAGTGTTACCCTGAACTACTCCATTGGAGGAGGAACCTGCAGGACTAAGGTTTTCCATATGGGGAGTTAA